The following are from one region of the Silene latifolia isolate original U9 population chromosome 9, ASM4854445v1, whole genome shotgun sequence genome:
- the LOC141601893 gene encoding protein FAR1-RELATED SEQUENCE 3-like: MILLSLQLLLFVLIEPPDASSSTPHVEQHSVPSRVHQLLLDSTPGGSELWTRNVAAEFKPHIGQLFGTLEEAISFYDVYAEACFRDRKRKATVLDSGKEQATPRPFDIRNTKLTRIGCTAMIEFRYNGDGYVVFQFREWVNQGPTRAFRNVKEYVDGYENVGAQLVDFKNFGRDIKCFIGDRDAQLFVNYFEDKRDTTEGFYFAYEVDSGKCLVRAFWCDAESRRNYALFGDYITYDPTYSTNKYCMLFTPFTGVDHHKRSVTFVSALLFHEDEDLFTWIFQKFLDAMGQREPHCIITDQCAEIKLEKDKMDPNFRDVPMGCLLRTTQRSESQNNFFKRFENAHGTLVEFLMRFQSAIDVQ; the protein is encoded by the exons ATGATATTGTTGAGTCTTCAATTACTTCTCTTTGTTCTCATTGAACCACCTGATGCATCTAGCTCGACTCCacatgttgaacaacattctgtTCCTTCTCGTGTGCATCAACTACTTTTGGACTCCACACCTGGTGGTAGTGAATTGTGGACAAGGAATGTTGCAGCTGAGTTTAAACCTCATATTGGCCAGTTGTTTGGGACGTTGGAAGAAGCTATTAGTTTTTATGATGTGTATGCAGAAGCAT GTTTTAGAGATCGTAAGAGGAAGGCTACTGTTTTAGATAGTGGAAAGGAGCAGGCAACTCCCAGGCCTTTTGATATTAGGAACACTAAATTAACTAGGATTGGTTGTACTGCTATGATTGAGTTTCGCTATAATGGGGATGGTTATGTTGTTTTTCAGTTTCGTGAGTG GGTTAATCAAGGCCCAACAAGGGCATTTAGAAATGTCAAGGAATATGTAGATGGCTATGAGAATGTTGGAGCTCAACTGGTTGATTTTAAGAATTTTGGAAGGGATATCAAATGTTTCATAGGAGACCGGGATGCTCAACTGTTTGTTAACTATTTTGAGGATAAACGTGATACCACTGAAGGTTTTTACTTTGCTTATGAGGTGGATTCTGGGAAATGTTTGGTTCGTGCGTTTTGGTGTGATGCAGAGTCTCGTAGAAACTATGCTTTATTTGGTGATTACATCACTTACGATCCAACTTACAGTACGAATAAGTATTGTATGCTTTTCACTCCTTTTACTGGCGTAGACCATCACAAAAGGTCAGTTACTTTTGTTTCCGCCTTGCTATTTCACGAGGATGAAGATTTGTTCACGTGGATCTTTCAAAAGTTCCTTGATGCTATGGGACAGCGAGAGCCACACTGTATAATAACTGATCAGTGTGCTGAAATAAAGCTGG AAAAGGATAAAATGGATCCCAATTTTCGTGATGTTCCTATGGGTTGTCTATTACGAACAACTCAACGTTCTGAGAGTCAGAATAATTTTTTCAAGCGTTTTGAAAATGCACATGGTACACTTGTTGAATTCTTGATGCGGTTTCAAAGCGCCATTGATGTACAGTGA